Proteins encoded in a region of the Cydia pomonella isolate Wapato2018A chromosome 3, ilCydPomo1, whole genome shotgun sequence genome:
- the LOC133515902 gene encoding dual specificity protein kinase CLK2 isoform X5 yields the protein MANITANVQKKEKARKDIVDRDKTLEPEPSRGLMKSLTTTFFGENSFKRNNVSREKTRDKTPYRNTADRRMPSMGKKNLEKELYDKNGFDDPLRDHHYGKDRDSIYRRHRRRSLRAERSENNDRKKLSLRPIDINIHPGARDLVSPPQHSIYDTNSKNKVTRTPTSPVGEVGRQRQIYFPSSDEDDDKTPVGDRMLSERETRRKEIQSLIMKYAHLDEMYGRMAEKGSELTEPGRKPEPLGVGDVVALPPELRSRRRPQRPRHHLRRAATPPSSRARSSVKDDKDGHLVYWPGYVMGARYKIIDTLGEGTFGKVVEVKDLEMEHRMALKIIKNVEKYREAAKLEINVLEKLAEVDPDCKNLCVKMLDWFEYHGHMCIAFEMLGQSVFDFLKDNNYQPYPLEQVRHIAYQLVYSVLFLHDNKLTHTDLKPENILFVDSDYEVLSVYASSKKKHDLRRVKRSDVRLIDFGSATFDHEHHSTIVSTRHYRAPEVILELGWSQPCDVWSIGCIMFELHLGITLFQTHDNREHLAMMERILGPIPYRMARKTRTKYFYHGKLDWDEKSSAARYVRENCKPLLRYQQSNSEEHRQLFDLITRMLEYEPSQRITLREALKHPFFSKLPTHQKLGNDRSRGSGAGAASAGSRERSHSLSR from the exons TTCAGAAAAAGGAGAAGGCCAGAAAAGACATCGTGGACCGAGATAAGACGTTAGAGCCCGAACCATCGAGAGGGTTGATGAAAAGTTTAACGACGACTTTCTTTGGGGAAAATtcatttaaaagaaataatgtTTCTAGAGAAAAAACCCGAGATAAGACGCCTTACAGAAATACAGCTGACCGTCGAATGCCTTCGATGGGTAAAAAAAACCTGGAgaaggaactctatgataaaaatGGGTTTGATGATCCCCTTAGAGACCATCATTATGGCAAAGATAGAGATAGCATTTATCGCAGACACAGAAGGAGGTCCCTGAGGGCCGAAAGAAGCGAGAACAACGACAGAAAGAAACTTTCGCTTCGACCCATTGATATCAACATACATCCAGGTGCTCGGGACTTAGTCTCCCCTCCACAGCACAGTATTTACGATACGAATTCGAAAAACAAAGTGACAAGAACTCCAACCTCGCCGGTGGGAGAAGTGGGTAGACAGAGACAGATTTACTTTCCGTCGAGCGATGAGGACGATGACAAAACCCCTGTCGGCGACCGCATGCTGAGCGAGCGGGAAACGCGACGGAAAGAAATCCAGAGTTTGATAATGAAGTATGCCCACCTCGACGAGATGTACGGGCGCATGGCGGAGAAAGGGTCGGAGCTGACGGAACCCGGGCGCAAGCCGGAACCTCtgggcgtgggcgacgtggtgGCGCTGCCGCCCGAGCTGCGCAGCCGCCGGCGCCCGCAGCGCCCGCGCCACCACTTGCGGCGCGCGGCAACGCCGCCT AGTTCCCGCGCGCGCTCCTCCGTCAAGGACGACAAGGACGGACACCTCGTCTACTGGCCCGGATATGTCATGGGAGCGAGAT ACAAAATCATCGATACGCTCGGTGAGGGCACGTTCGGCAAAGTGGTGGAGGTGAAAGATTTAGAAAT GGAGCACAGGATGGCTCTgaagataataaaaaatgtagagAAGTACAGAGAGGCTGCGAAATTAGAGATAAATGTATTAGAAAAGTTAGCTGAAGTTGACCCAGACTGTAAAAA CTTATGTGTGAAAATGTTAGACTGGTTCGAATACCACGGACACATGTGCATCGCATTTGAAATGCTCGGACAAAGCGTATTTGATTTCCTG AAAGACAACAACTACCAGCCGTACCCGCTGGAGCAGGTGCGGCACATCGCGTACCAGCTGGTGTACTCCGTGCTGTTCCTGCACGACAACAAGCTCACGCACACCGACCTCAAGCCCGAGAACATCCTCTTCGTGGACTCCGACTACGAGGTGCTCAGTGTGTACGCTAGCTCTAAGAAG AAGCACGACCTGCGGCGCGTGAAGCGCAGCGACGTGCGCCTCATCGACTTCGGCAGCGCCACCTTCGACCACGAGCACCACTCCACCATCGTCTCCACCCGCCACTACCGCGCGCCGGAGGTCATACTAG AATTAGGATGGTCGCAGCCGTGCGACGTGTGGTCGATCGGCTGCATCATGTTCGAGCTGCACCTCGGCATCACGCTGTTCCAGACGCACGACAACCGCGAGCACCTCGCCATGATGGAGCGCATCCTCGGGCCCATCCCCTACAG AATGGCGCGCAAAACGAGAACGAAATATTTTTACCACGGCAAATTAGACTGGGACGAAAAGTCATCGGCCGCCAGATACGTCAGAGAAAACTGCAAACCATTATTA AGGTACCAACAGAGCAACAGCGAGGAACACCGGCAGCTGTTTGATCTCATCACGCGCATGCTGGAGTACGAGCCCAGCCAGCGCATCACGCTGCGCGAGGCGCTCAAGCATCCCTTCTTCAGCAAACTGCCCACACATCAGAAATTAG GCAATGACCGGTCACGCGGCAGCGGAGCCGGAGCCGCGTCGGCGGGCTCGCGGGAGCGCTCGCACTCGCTGTCGCGGTGA
- the LOC133515902 gene encoding dual specificity protein kinase CLK2 isoform X6, translated as MKSLTTTFFGENSFKRNNVSREKTRDKTPYRNTADRRMPSMGKKNLEKELYDKNGFDDPLRDHHYGKDRDSIYRRHRRRSLRAERSENNDRKKLSLRPIDINIHPGARDLVSPPQHSIYDTNSKNKVTRTPTSPVGEVGRQRQIYFPSSDEDDDKTPVGDRMLSERETRRKEIQSLIMKYAHLDEMYGRMAEKGSELTEPGRKPEPLGVGDVVALPPELRSRRRPQRPRHHLRRAATPPSSRARSSVKDDKDGHLVYWPGYVMGARYKIIDTLGEGTFGKVVEVKDLEMEHRMALKIIKNVEKYREAAKLEINVLEKLAEVDPDCKNLCVKMLDWFEYHGHMCIAFEMLGQSVFDFLKDNNYQPYPLEQVRHIAYQLVYSVLFLHDNKLTHTDLKPENILFVDSDYEVLSVYASSKKKHDLRRVKRSDVRLIDFGSATFDHEHHSTIVSTRHYRAPEVILELGWSQPCDVWSIGCIMFELHLGITLFQTHDNREHLAMMERILGPIPYRMARKTRTKYFYHGKLDWDEKSSAARYVRENCKPLLRYQQSNSEEHRQLFDLITRMLEYEPSQRITLREALKHPFFSKLPTHQKLGNDRSRGSGAGAASAGSRERSHSLSR; from the exons ATGAAAAGTTTAACGACGACTTTCTTTGGGGAAAATtcatttaaaagaaataatgtTTCTAGAGAAAAAACCCGAGATAAGACGCCTTACAGAAATACAGCTGACCGTCGAATGCCTTCGATGGGTAAAAAAAACCTGGAgaaggaactctatgataaaaatGGGTTTGATGATCCCCTTAGAGACCATCATTATGGCAAAGATAGAGATAGCATTTATCGCAGACACAGAAGGAGGTCCCTGAGGGCCGAAAGAAGCGAGAACAACGACAGAAAGAAACTTTCGCTTCGACCCATTGATATCAACATACATCCAGGTGCTCGGGACTTAGTCTCCCCTCCACAGCACAGTATTTACGATACGAATTCGAAAAACAAAGTGACAAGAACTCCAACCTCGCCGGTGGGAGAAGTGGGTAGACAGAGACAGATTTACTTTCCGTCGAGCGATGAGGACGATGACAAAACCCCTGTCGGCGACCGCATGCTGAGCGAGCGGGAAACGCGACGGAAAGAAATCCAGAGTTTGATAATGAAGTATGCCCACCTCGACGAGATGTACGGGCGCATGGCGGAGAAAGGGTCGGAGCTGACGGAACCCGGGCGCAAGCCGGAACCTCtgggcgtgggcgacgtggtgGCGCTGCCGCCCGAGCTGCGCAGCCGCCGGCGCCCGCAGCGCCCGCGCCACCACTTGCGGCGCGCGGCAACGCCGCCT AGTTCCCGCGCGCGCTCCTCCGTCAAGGACGACAAGGACGGACACCTCGTCTACTGGCCCGGATATGTCATGGGAGCGAGAT ACAAAATCATCGATACGCTCGGTGAGGGCACGTTCGGCAAAGTGGTGGAGGTGAAAGATTTAGAAAT GGAGCACAGGATGGCTCTgaagataataaaaaatgtagagAAGTACAGAGAGGCTGCGAAATTAGAGATAAATGTATTAGAAAAGTTAGCTGAAGTTGACCCAGACTGTAAAAA CTTATGTGTGAAAATGTTAGACTGGTTCGAATACCACGGACACATGTGCATCGCATTTGAAATGCTCGGACAAAGCGTATTTGATTTCCTG AAAGACAACAACTACCAGCCGTACCCGCTGGAGCAGGTGCGGCACATCGCGTACCAGCTGGTGTACTCCGTGCTGTTCCTGCACGACAACAAGCTCACGCACACCGACCTCAAGCCCGAGAACATCCTCTTCGTGGACTCCGACTACGAGGTGCTCAGTGTGTACGCTAGCTCTAAGAAG AAGCACGACCTGCGGCGCGTGAAGCGCAGCGACGTGCGCCTCATCGACTTCGGCAGCGCCACCTTCGACCACGAGCACCACTCCACCATCGTCTCCACCCGCCACTACCGCGCGCCGGAGGTCATACTAG AATTAGGATGGTCGCAGCCGTGCGACGTGTGGTCGATCGGCTGCATCATGTTCGAGCTGCACCTCGGCATCACGCTGTTCCAGACGCACGACAACCGCGAGCACCTCGCCATGATGGAGCGCATCCTCGGGCCCATCCCCTACAG AATGGCGCGCAAAACGAGAACGAAATATTTTTACCACGGCAAATTAGACTGGGACGAAAAGTCATCGGCCGCCAGATACGTCAGAGAAAACTGCAAACCATTATTA AGGTACCAACAGAGCAACAGCGAGGAACACCGGCAGCTGTTTGATCTCATCACGCGCATGCTGGAGTACGAGCCCAGCCAGCGCATCACGCTGCGCGAGGCGCTCAAGCATCCCTTCTTCAGCAAACTGCCCACACATCAGAAATTAG GCAATGACCGGTCACGCGGCAGCGGAGCCGGAGCCGCGTCGGCGGGCTCGCGGGAGCGCTCGCACTCGCTGTCGCGGTGA
- the LOC133515902 gene encoding serine/threonine-protein kinase Doa isoform X10 produces the protein MGARYKIIDTLGEGTFGKVVEVKDLEMEHRMALKIIKNVEKYREAAKLEINVLEKLAEVDPDCKNLCVKMLDWFEYHGHMCIAFEMLGQSVFDFLKDNNYQPYPLEQVRHIAYQLVYSVLFLHDNKLTHTDLKPENILFVDSDYEVLSVYASSKKKHDLRRVKRSDVRLIDFGSATFDHEHHSTIVSTRHYRAPEVILELGWSQPCDVWSIGCIMFELHLGITLFQTHDNREHLAMMERILGPIPYRMARKTRTKYFYHGKLDWDEKSSAARYVRENCKPLLRYQQSNSEEHRQLFDLITRMLEYEPSQRITLREALKHPFFSKLPTHQKLGNDRSRGSGAGAASAGSRERSHSLSR, from the exons ATGGGAGCGAGAT ACAAAATCATCGATACGCTCGGTGAGGGCACGTTCGGCAAAGTGGTGGAGGTGAAAGATTTAGAAAT GGAGCACAGGATGGCTCTgaagataataaaaaatgtagagAAGTACAGAGAGGCTGCGAAATTAGAGATAAATGTATTAGAAAAGTTAGCTGAAGTTGACCCAGACTGTAAAAA CTTATGTGTGAAAATGTTAGACTGGTTCGAATACCACGGACACATGTGCATCGCATTTGAAATGCTCGGACAAAGCGTATTTGATTTCCTG AAAGACAACAACTACCAGCCGTACCCGCTGGAGCAGGTGCGGCACATCGCGTACCAGCTGGTGTACTCCGTGCTGTTCCTGCACGACAACAAGCTCACGCACACCGACCTCAAGCCCGAGAACATCCTCTTCGTGGACTCCGACTACGAGGTGCTCAGTGTGTACGCTAGCTCTAAGAAG AAGCACGACCTGCGGCGCGTGAAGCGCAGCGACGTGCGCCTCATCGACTTCGGCAGCGCCACCTTCGACCACGAGCACCACTCCACCATCGTCTCCACCCGCCACTACCGCGCGCCGGAGGTCATACTAG AATTAGGATGGTCGCAGCCGTGCGACGTGTGGTCGATCGGCTGCATCATGTTCGAGCTGCACCTCGGCATCACGCTGTTCCAGACGCACGACAACCGCGAGCACCTCGCCATGATGGAGCGCATCCTCGGGCCCATCCCCTACAG AATGGCGCGCAAAACGAGAACGAAATATTTTTACCACGGCAAATTAGACTGGGACGAAAAGTCATCGGCCGCCAGATACGTCAGAGAAAACTGCAAACCATTATTA AGGTACCAACAGAGCAACAGCGAGGAACACCGGCAGCTGTTTGATCTCATCACGCGCATGCTGGAGTACGAGCCCAGCCAGCGCATCACGCTGCGCGAGGCGCTCAAGCATCCCTTCTTCAGCAAACTGCCCACACATCAGAAATTAG GCAATGACCGGTCACGCGGCAGCGGAGCCGGAGCCGCGTCGGCGGGCTCGCGGGAGCGCTCGCACTCGCTGTCGCGGTGA